The Hemibagrus wyckioides isolate EC202008001 linkage group LG25, SWU_Hwy_1.0, whole genome shotgun sequence genome has a segment encoding these proteins:
- the LOC131346151 gene encoding leukocyte elastase inhibitor-like isoform X3, translated as MSELNKAGVPYTLSLANRLYGEQSYQFVEKFLNETKTHYKAELETLDFKSNAEASRVKINNWVEKQTKEKIKNLLVKGTVDNLTKLVLVNAIYFKCNWETKFKQNSTMEHPFKLNKRETKPVQMMNQKAMFPLAFIPEMQCKILEMPYEGQELSMLIMLPFEIEDDTTGLEKLENHITDEKFMEWTRPDRMNRVRVQVSLPRFKLEDTYDMEELLISMGMVDAFDPVKSDFSRMSPCNDLVLSKVVHKSFVEVNEEGTEAAAATAAIVNKKRAIIKSEHFVADHPFLFFIQHKPTRSILFCGRYSSP; from the exons ATGAGTGAACTGAACAAAGCAGGAGTTCCGTATACCCTCAGCCTGGCCAATCGGCTTTATGGAGAGCAGAGCTACCAGTTTGTAGAG AAATTTCTGAATGAGACAAAAACACACTACAAAGCTGAGCTGGAAACTCTTGACTTTAAATCAAATGCAGAAGCTTCACGTGTCAAAATTAATAACTGGGTTGAGAAACAAACTAAAG AAAAGATCAAGAACTTGCTGGTGAAAGGAACTGTTGACAATTTGACCAAACTTGTCTTGGTGAACGCCATCTACTTCAAGTGCAACTGGGAGACGAAATTTAAGCAAAATAGCACAATGGAGCATCCTTTCAAGTTGAACAAG AGAGAAACTAAACCAGTGCAGATGATGAATCAGAAGGCCATGTTTCCCCTGGCCTTTATTCCTGAGATGCAGTGCAAGATTCTTGAAATGCCATATGAGGGCCAGGAGCTCAGCATGCTAATTATGCTACCTTTTGAGATTGAAGATGATACTACTGGCCTTGAGAAG CTTGAGAATCATATAACCGATGAGAAGTTCATGGAGTGGACACGGCCTGATAGGATGAACCGTGTGCGGGTGCAGGTGTCTTTACCGCGGTTCAAACTGGAGGACACCTATGACATGGAGGAGCTGCTCATCAGCATGGGCATGGTAGATGCCTTTGACCCAGTCAAGAGTGATTTTTCACGCATGTCTCCGTGTAATGATCTGGTGCTCTCCAAGGTTGTGCATAAGTCATTTGTAGAGGTGAATGAGGAAGGCACTGAAGCAGCTGCGGCTACTGCAGCCATCGTGAATAAAAAGCGTGCAATAATTAAATCAGAACACTTTGTGGCTGACcacccctttctttttttcattcaacACAAACCAACCCGAAGCATTCTCTTTTGTGGCCGCTACAGCTCTCCTTAA
- the LOC131346151 gene encoding leukocyte elastase inhibitor-like isoform X2 → MESLSMADTSFAFHLFSKIKEGNKTNNIFYSPLSISSALSMVSLGAAGNTATQMSETLHQNKAEDDIHVSFSKLMSELNKAGVPYTLSLANRLYGEQSYQFVEKFLNETKTHYKAELETLDFKSNAEASRVKINNWVEKQTKEKIKNLLVKGTVDNLTKLVLVNAIYFKCNWETKFKQNSTMEHPFKLNKRETKPVQMMNQKAMFPLAFIPEMQCKILEMPYEGQELSMLIMLPFEIEDDTTGLEKLENHITDEKFMEWTRPDRMNRVRVQVSLPRFKLEDTYDMEELLISMGMVDAFDPVKSDFSRMSPCNDLVLSKVVHKSFVEVNEEGTEAAAATAAIVNKKRAIIKSEHFVADHPFLFFIQHKPTRSILFCGRYSSP, encoded by the exons ATGGAGTCTCTTTCAATGGCAGACACCAGTTTTGCCTTTCACCTGTTCAGCAAGATCAAGGAaggcaacaaaaccaacaataTCTTCTACTCTCCTCTCAGCATCTCTTCTGCACTGTCCATGGTGTCTCTAGGAGCTGCAGGCAATACGGCAACTCAGATGTCTGAG ACTCTACACCAAAACAAGGCAGAGGATGACATCCATGTCAGCTTCAGCAAACTGATGAGTGAACTGAACAAAGCAGGAGTTCCGTATACCCTCAGCCTGGCCAATCGGCTTTATGGAGAGCAGAGCTACCAGTTTGTAGAG AAATTTCTGAATGAGACAAAAACACACTACAAAGCTGAGCTGGAAACTCTTGACTTTAAATCAAATGCAGAAGCTTCACGTGTCAAAATTAATAACTGGGTTGAGAAACAAACTAAAG AAAAGATCAAGAACTTGCTGGTGAAAGGAACTGTTGACAATTTGACCAAACTTGTCTTGGTGAACGCCATCTACTTCAAGTGCAACTGGGAGACGAAATTTAAGCAAAATAGCACAATGGAGCATCCTTTCAAGTTGAACAAG AGAGAAACTAAACCAGTGCAGATGATGAATCAGAAGGCCATGTTTCCCCTGGCCTTTATTCCTGAGATGCAGTGCAAGATTCTTGAAATGCCATATGAGGGCCAGGAGCTCAGCATGCTAATTATGCTACCTTTTGAGATTGAAGATGATACTACTGGCCTTGAGAAG CTTGAGAATCATATAACCGATGAGAAGTTCATGGAGTGGACACGGCCTGATAGGATGAACCGTGTGCGGGTGCAGGTGTCTTTACCGCGGTTCAAACTGGAGGACACCTATGACATGGAGGAGCTGCTCATCAGCATGGGCATGGTAGATGCCTTTGACCCAGTCAAGAGTGATTTTTCACGCATGTCTCCGTGTAATGATCTGGTGCTCTCCAAGGTTGTGCATAAGTCATTTGTAGAGGTGAATGAGGAAGGCACTGAAGCAGCTGCGGCTACTGCAGCCATCGTGAATAAAAAGCGTGCAATAATTAAATCAGAACACTTTGTGGCTGACcacccctttctttttttcattcaacACAAACCAACCCGAAGCATTCTCTTTTGTGGCCGCTACAGCTCTCCTTAA
- the LOC131346151 gene encoding leukocyte elastase inhibitor-like isoform X1, whose amino-acid sequence MARFCRMESLSMADTSFAFHLFSKIKEGNKTNNIFYSPLSISSALSMVSLGAAGNTATQMSETLHQNKAEDDIHVSFSKLMSELNKAGVPYTLSLANRLYGEQSYQFVEKFLNETKTHYKAELETLDFKSNAEASRVKINNWVEKQTKEKIKNLLVKGTVDNLTKLVLVNAIYFKCNWETKFKQNSTMEHPFKLNKRETKPVQMMNQKAMFPLAFIPEMQCKILEMPYEGQELSMLIMLPFEIEDDTTGLEKLENHITDEKFMEWTRPDRMNRVRVQVSLPRFKLEDTYDMEELLISMGMVDAFDPVKSDFSRMSPCNDLVLSKVVHKSFVEVNEEGTEAAAATAAIVNKKRAIIKSEHFVADHPFLFFIQHKPTRSILFCGRYSSP is encoded by the exons atggcaag GTTTTGCAGAATGGAGTCTCTTTCAATGGCAGACACCAGTTTTGCCTTTCACCTGTTCAGCAAGATCAAGGAaggcaacaaaaccaacaataTCTTCTACTCTCCTCTCAGCATCTCTTCTGCACTGTCCATGGTGTCTCTAGGAGCTGCAGGCAATACGGCAACTCAGATGTCTGAG ACTCTACACCAAAACAAGGCAGAGGATGACATCCATGTCAGCTTCAGCAAACTGATGAGTGAACTGAACAAAGCAGGAGTTCCGTATACCCTCAGCCTGGCCAATCGGCTTTATGGAGAGCAGAGCTACCAGTTTGTAGAG AAATTTCTGAATGAGACAAAAACACACTACAAAGCTGAGCTGGAAACTCTTGACTTTAAATCAAATGCAGAAGCTTCACGTGTCAAAATTAATAACTGGGTTGAGAAACAAACTAAAG AAAAGATCAAGAACTTGCTGGTGAAAGGAACTGTTGACAATTTGACCAAACTTGTCTTGGTGAACGCCATCTACTTCAAGTGCAACTGGGAGACGAAATTTAAGCAAAATAGCACAATGGAGCATCCTTTCAAGTTGAACAAG AGAGAAACTAAACCAGTGCAGATGATGAATCAGAAGGCCATGTTTCCCCTGGCCTTTATTCCTGAGATGCAGTGCAAGATTCTTGAAATGCCATATGAGGGCCAGGAGCTCAGCATGCTAATTATGCTACCTTTTGAGATTGAAGATGATACTACTGGCCTTGAGAAG CTTGAGAATCATATAACCGATGAGAAGTTCATGGAGTGGACACGGCCTGATAGGATGAACCGTGTGCGGGTGCAGGTGTCTTTACCGCGGTTCAAACTGGAGGACACCTATGACATGGAGGAGCTGCTCATCAGCATGGGCATGGTAGATGCCTTTGACCCAGTCAAGAGTGATTTTTCACGCATGTCTCCGTGTAATGATCTGGTGCTCTCCAAGGTTGTGCATAAGTCATTTGTAGAGGTGAATGAGGAAGGCACTGAAGCAGCTGCGGCTACTGCAGCCATCGTGAATAAAAAGCGTGCAATAATTAAATCAGAACACTTTGTGGCTGACcacccctttctttttttcattcaacACAAACCAACCCGAAGCATTCTCTTTTGTGGCCGCTACAGCTCTCCTTAA
- the LOC131345547 gene encoding leukocyte elastase inhibitor-like isoform X1, translating into MESLSMANTNFALHLFSKIKEGNKTNNIFYSPLSISSALSMVLLGAAGNTATQISEVLCFDKAGKPVAVQQAQQTQKSQVPAALQKTLHQSKAKDDIHVSFNKLLSELNKAGAPYTLSLANRLYGEQSYQFMEKFLNETKTHYKAKLETVDFKSNAEASRVKINNWVEKQTKEKIKNLLAKGTVDNLTKLVLVNAIYLKCNWEKQFDQYSTKEHPFKMNKTETKLVQMMNQTAMFPLALIPEIKCKILEMPYEGQELSMLIMLPFEIEDDTTGLEKIEKHLTYEKFIEWTDGMKVAGVQVSLPRFKLEDTYDMKELLIGMGMVDAFNPVKSDFSRMSPCKDLVVSKVVHKSFVGVNEEGTEAAAATGVVITSKSAIIAFQEFVADHPFLFFIQHKSTRSILFSGRYSSP; encoded by the exons ATGGAGTCTCTTTCAATGGCAAACACCAATTTTGCCCTTCACTTGTTCAGCAAGATCAAGGAaggcaacaaaaccaacaataTCTTCTACTCTCCTCTCAGCATCTCTTCTGCACTGTCCATGGTGCTTCTAGGAGCTGCAGGCAATACGGCAACTCAGATCTCTGAG GTTTTGTGCTTCGACAAAGCAGGGAAGCCAGTAGCAGTCCAACAGGCACAACAAACTCAGAAGTCCCAGGTACCAGCGGCTTTACAAAAG ACCCTACACCAAAGCAAAGCTAAGGATGACATCCATGTCAGCTTCAACAAACTACTGAGTGAACTGAACAAAGCAGGAGCTCCTTATACCCTCAGCCTGGCCAATCGGCTTTATGGAGAGCAGAGCTACCAGTTTATGGAG aaGTTTCTGAATGAGACAAAAACACACTACAAAGCTAAGCTGGAAACTGTTGACTTTAAATCAAATGCAGAAGCTTCACGTGTCAAAATTAATAACTGGGTAGAGAAACAAACTAAAG AAAAGATCAAGAACCTGCTGGCAAAAGGAACTGTTGACAATTTGACGAAACTTGTCTTGGTGAACGCCATCTACTTAAAGTGCAACTGGGAGAAGCAGTTTGACCAATATAGCACAAAGGAGCATCCTTTCAAGATGAACAAG ACAGAAACTAAACTAGTGCAGATGATGAATCAGACGGCCATGTTTCCCCTGGCCCTTATTCCTGAGATAAAGTGCAAGATTCTTGAAATGCCATATGAGGGCCAGGAGCTCAGCATGCTAATTATGCTACCTTTTGAGATTGAAGATGATACTACTGGCCTTGAGAAG ATTGAGAAACATCTCACCTATGAGAAGTTCATAGAGTGGACTGATGGGATGAAGGTGGCAGGGGTGCAAGTGTCTTTACCGCGGTTTAAACTGGAGGACACCTATGACATGAAGGAGCTGCTCATTGGCATGGGCATGGTAGATGCCTTTAACCCGGTCAAGAGTGATTTTTCACGCATGTCTCCGTGTAAAGATCTGGTAGTCTCCAAGGTTGTGCATAAGTCATTTGTAGGGGTGAATGAGGAAGGCACTGAAGCAGCTGCGGCTACCGGAGTTGTCATAACTTCAAAGTCTGCAATAATTGCATTCCAGGAATTTGTGGCTGACcacccctttctttttttcattcaacACAAATCAACCCGAAGCATTCTCTTTAGTGGCCGCTACAGCTCTCCTTAA
- the LOC131345547 gene encoding leukocyte elastase inhibitor-like isoform X2 produces the protein MESLSMANTNFALHLFSKIKEGNKTNNIFYSPLSISSALSMVLLGAAGNTATQISEVLCFDKAGKPVAVQQAQQTQKSQTLHQSKAKDDIHVSFNKLLSELNKAGAPYTLSLANRLYGEQSYQFMEKFLNETKTHYKAKLETVDFKSNAEASRVKINNWVEKQTKEKIKNLLAKGTVDNLTKLVLVNAIYLKCNWEKQFDQYSTKEHPFKMNKTETKLVQMMNQTAMFPLALIPEIKCKILEMPYEGQELSMLIMLPFEIEDDTTGLEKIEKHLTYEKFIEWTDGMKVAGVQVSLPRFKLEDTYDMKELLIGMGMVDAFNPVKSDFSRMSPCKDLVVSKVVHKSFVGVNEEGTEAAAATGVVITSKSAIIAFQEFVADHPFLFFIQHKSTRSILFSGRYSSP, from the exons ATGGAGTCTCTTTCAATGGCAAACACCAATTTTGCCCTTCACTTGTTCAGCAAGATCAAGGAaggcaacaaaaccaacaataTCTTCTACTCTCCTCTCAGCATCTCTTCTGCACTGTCCATGGTGCTTCTAGGAGCTGCAGGCAATACGGCAACTCAGATCTCTGAG GTTTTGTGCTTCGACAAAGCAGGGAAGCCAGTAGCAGTCCAACAGGCACAACAAACTCAGAAGTCCCAG ACCCTACACCAAAGCAAAGCTAAGGATGACATCCATGTCAGCTTCAACAAACTACTGAGTGAACTGAACAAAGCAGGAGCTCCTTATACCCTCAGCCTGGCCAATCGGCTTTATGGAGAGCAGAGCTACCAGTTTATGGAG aaGTTTCTGAATGAGACAAAAACACACTACAAAGCTAAGCTGGAAACTGTTGACTTTAAATCAAATGCAGAAGCTTCACGTGTCAAAATTAATAACTGGGTAGAGAAACAAACTAAAG AAAAGATCAAGAACCTGCTGGCAAAAGGAACTGTTGACAATTTGACGAAACTTGTCTTGGTGAACGCCATCTACTTAAAGTGCAACTGGGAGAAGCAGTTTGACCAATATAGCACAAAGGAGCATCCTTTCAAGATGAACAAG ACAGAAACTAAACTAGTGCAGATGATGAATCAGACGGCCATGTTTCCCCTGGCCCTTATTCCTGAGATAAAGTGCAAGATTCTTGAAATGCCATATGAGGGCCAGGAGCTCAGCATGCTAATTATGCTACCTTTTGAGATTGAAGATGATACTACTGGCCTTGAGAAG ATTGAGAAACATCTCACCTATGAGAAGTTCATAGAGTGGACTGATGGGATGAAGGTGGCAGGGGTGCAAGTGTCTTTACCGCGGTTTAAACTGGAGGACACCTATGACATGAAGGAGCTGCTCATTGGCATGGGCATGGTAGATGCCTTTAACCCGGTCAAGAGTGATTTTTCACGCATGTCTCCGTGTAAAGATCTGGTAGTCTCCAAGGTTGTGCATAAGTCATTTGTAGGGGTGAATGAGGAAGGCACTGAAGCAGCTGCGGCTACCGGAGTTGTCATAACTTCAAAGTCTGCAATAATTGCATTCCAGGAATTTGTGGCTGACcacccctttctttttttcattcaacACAAATCAACCCGAAGCATTCTCTTTAGTGGCCGCTACAGCTCTCCTTAA